The genomic region CGCCGGCAATATCCTGCAGGCCGGCTTCATGGTCGCTGGTGCGGTGTTCGTCGGCGCGCTGCAGGCTGTCGGCCTGCCGATCGCCTGGATCTTCTTCGGCCTCGCCGTAGCGAGCTTTGGCACCGTCTGGTTCGTGCTGAGCAAGTGGGGCAAGGAGGGCGTGCGCGACTTCGGCGCGCTGCTGTTCCGGGCGCTGTTCCGCGTCGAGGTGCGTGGCATGGAGAACCTGCCGCCATCGGGCACGCGGATGCTGATCGCGCCTAACCATGTCAGCCTGGTCGATGGCCCGCTGCTGCACGCCACTTTGCCGATCGATGCGAGCTTCGCGGTCGACACCGGCATCTCGAAGGCGTGGTGGGCCAAGCCGTTCCTGAAGATGATCAAGCATTACACAATGGATCCGTCGAAGCCGCTGGCCGCGCGCGACCTGATCAAGTTGGTCGCCGCCGGCGAGCCCGTCGTGATCTTCCCGGAAGGGCGCATCACGGTCTCGGGTTCGCTGATGAAGGTCTATGACGGCACCGCGATGATCGCCGACAAGGCCGATGCGGTCGTCGTCCCTGTCCGCATCGAGGGCGCGCAGCGTTCGCATCTCAGCTATCTCAAGAATGGCGAGATCAAGCGTTCCTGGTTCCCCAAGGTGACGATCTCGATCCTGCCGCCGGTGAAGCTGCCGGTCGATCAGTCGCTGCGGGGCAAGGCGCGCCGCAATGCCGCCGGCGCCGCGCTGCAGGACGTCATGATCAACGCCATGGTCCAGAACGCGATGCTCGATCATACGCTGTTCGAGGGCCTCGGCCACGCCTATCGCGACCGCGACACCGGCAAGCCGATCATCGAGGATGCGCTCGGTGCCAAGCTGACCTATCGCAAGCTGATCCTCGGCGCCCAGGTGTTGAGCCGCAAGCTCGAGCAGGGCACGTCGGTCGGCGAGAATGTCGGCGTGCTGCTGCCGAACTCGGCCGGCGTCGCCGTCGTGTTCATGGCGCTGCAGACCATCGGCCGCGTCCCGGCGATGCTCAACTTCTCGGCCGGTCCGGTCAACGTGCTGGCGGCGATGAAGGCGGCGCAGGTGAAGACCGTGCTGACCTCGCAGGCCTTCATCGAGAAGGGCAAGCTCGACAAGCTGATCGCGGCGCTCGCCGGCCAGGCGCGCGTCGTCTATCTCGAGGATGTCAGGGCCGGCATCGGTCTCACCGACAAGATCGCAGGCTTCCGCGCCGGCATCGCGCCGCGCGTCGCCCGCAAGGCCAACGATCCCGCGGTCATCCTGTTCACCTCGGGCTCGGAAGGCACGCCGAAGGGCGTCGTGCTGTCCCATCGCAACATCCTCGCCAACGCGGCGCAGGCGCTGGCGCGGGTCGATGCCAATGCCAACGACAGGGTGTTCAACGTGCTGCCGGTGTTCCACTCGTTCGGTTTGACCGGCGGCATGATGATGCCGATCCTCGGCGGCATCCCGATCTTCATGTATCCGTCGCCGCTGCATTACCGGATCGTGCCCGAGCTGATCTACCAGACCGGCGCGACCATCCTGTTCGGCACCGACACCTTCCTCACCGGCTACGCCCGCTCGGCGCATGCCTATGATTTCCGCACCTTGCGGCTGGTGATTGCCGGCGCGGAAGCGGTGAAGGAGCGCACGCGGCAGATCTACATGGAGCGCTACGGCATCCGCATCCTCGAAGGCTATGGCGTCACCGAGACCGCGCCGGTGCTGGCGATGAACACGCCGATGGCCAACCGCCAGGGCACAGTCGGCCGTATCTCGCCGCTGATGCAGTACCGTCTCGATCCGGTCCCCGGCGTCGAGGAAGGTGGCCGGCTGTCGGTGAAGGGCCCCAACGTGATGCTCGGCTATCTCCGCGCCGAGAATCCCGGCGTACTGGAGCCGCTGCCTGAAGGCTGGCACGACACCGGCGACATCGTCACGGTCGACGCGCAGGGCTTCATCGCGATCAAGGGCCGTGCCAAGCGCTTTGCCAAGATCGCCGGCGAGATGGTTTCGCTGTCGGCGGTGGAGGCGATCGCGGCTGCGATCTGGCCGCAGGCGATGTCGGTTGCGGTCACGCTGCCCGATCAGCGCAAGGGTGAACGCATCGTGCTGCTCACCACGCAGAAGGACGCCGACCGCGTCGCGATGCAGCGCCAGGCCAAGAGCGTCGGCGCCTCCGAGCTCGCGGTGCCGGCCGATATCCGCGTCGTCGACAAGGTGCCGCTGCTCGGCACCGGCAAGACCGACTATGTCGGCGCCACTGCATTGGCCAAGGAACTCGCTGCAGCCACGCCGGCGCCGGCGCCTGCGCCTGCGCCGCAGGCCGAGCCCGCCGGCGATGAGGGCGAGGCCGAGCCGGCGCAGCTCGCGCAACACGTTGCATGAGTCCTGGCATGATGGTTGTGCTTTTCGGGAGCATGTTGTCAGATAGACGGCAACTGCTCCCGAGAAAGCACGATCATGCTCGACAAACTGAACCCGGCTACCGAGGACGCGCCTGAACTTGCCGCCGAGCAATGGATCGGCGCGCTGGATGCGGCGTTCGCGAGCCGCTCCACGGAGGCTCTCGCCGCGCTGTTTGCGCCCGAGAGCCACTGGCGCAATATCTTCGGCATCTCCTGGCAGTTTGCGACCTTCAGCGGGCGGCAGCGCGTCGTTGCCGAACTGCTTGCGCGCGCTGAAGCGGTCGGCGCGAGCGGATTTCGTCTCGATGACCGTGCCTTGATACCGCGGCGCGCCGTGGTGGCCGGACGCGAGGCGATCGAGGCTGTCTTCACCTTCGACACGTCGAATGGTCCCGGCACCGGCGCGGTCCGCCTGCTGCATGACAGGAGCGGAAATTCCGCGGCGTGGACGTTCTCCACGATGCTCGACTTCAACCGCATCTGCGAGGCGCGCGCCGACGGCGCCGCCGAGCAATCCCACGCGCGCGATTTCGCCGCACCCGACTGGCTGGAGCAGCGGCAGGCCTCGCGCGCCTATGCCGACCGCGAGCCTGACGTGCTGATCGTCGGCGGCGGCCATGCCGGCATCGCGGCCGCGGTCGAGTGCAAGCGGATCGGGCTC from Bradyrhizobium elkanii USDA 76 harbors:
- a CDS encoding acyl-[ACP]--phospholipid O-acyltransferase, with protein sequence MIKELMTSRRFAPLFWSQFCSALNDNVLKNALVIMLLYGVANEQGPALVQLAGAVFIAPFFVLSALGGELADRYIKSVVARRLKFFEIFAAAFAAAGFFTHSIPLLFIALALFGIVAALFGPVKYAVLPDQLSVSELATGNALVEGATFMAILIGTIAGGIFVAGASHMGWICAAVVGLSVLSWGFASRIPVTQPSAPDLPITKNPWTSTVRLLKSLYAEPRLWDGMVIVSWFWMVGAIVLSLLPALIKEGVGGTEGVVTLCLAVFAIGIAAGSLFAAQLSHVRPNLALVPIGAIVMGVVGLDLAWAIATTSLGKDITAAAFATSFGGFRMLVDFFLFAFGGGLFVVPSFAAVQAWTAPSERARIIAAGNILQAGFMVAGAVFVGALQAVGLPIAWIFFGLAVASFGTVWFVLSKWGKEGVRDFGALLFRALFRVEVRGMENLPPSGTRMLIAPNHVSLVDGPLLHATLPIDASFAVDTGISKAWWAKPFLKMIKHYTMDPSKPLAARDLIKLVAAGEPVVIFPEGRITVSGSLMKVYDGTAMIADKADAVVVPVRIEGAQRSHLSYLKNGEIKRSWFPKVTISILPPVKLPVDQSLRGKARRNAAGAALQDVMINAMVQNAMLDHTLFEGLGHAYRDRDTGKPIIEDALGAKLTYRKLILGAQVLSRKLEQGTSVGENVGVLLPNSAGVAVVFMALQTIGRVPAMLNFSAGPVNVLAAMKAAQVKTVLTSQAFIEKGKLDKLIAALAGQARVVYLEDVRAGIGLTDKIAGFRAGIAPRVARKANDPAVILFTSGSEGTPKGVVLSHRNILANAAQALARVDANANDRVFNVLPVFHSFGLTGGMMMPILGGIPIFMYPSPLHYRIVPELIYQTGATILFGTDTFLTGYARSAHAYDFRTLRLVIAGAEAVKERTRQIYMERYGIRILEGYGVTETAPVLAMNTPMANRQGTVGRISPLMQYRLDPVPGVEEGGRLSVKGPNVMLGYLRAENPGVLEPLPEGWHDTGDIVTVDAQGFIAIKGRAKRFAKIAGEMVSLSAVEAIAAAIWPQAMSVAVTLPDQRKGERIVLLTTQKDADRVAMQRQAKSVGASELAVPADIRVVDKVPLLGTGKTDYVGATALAKELAAATPAPAPAPAPQAEPAGDEGEAEPAQLAQHVA